Proteins from one Acropora muricata isolate sample 2 chromosome 9, ASM3666990v1, whole genome shotgun sequence genomic window:
- the LOC136929221 gene encoding collagen triple helix repeat-containing protein 1-like: protein MFSVLILLLVSLCSATIYSDNKPSSCYRGPPGYNGVNGLPGKPGIPGNQGAPGRDGRDGSKGSLGSPGKAGPRGPAGGKGERGNPGPAGQKGSPGANCDCRTPVLSSHMNWKECSWFKADGRDSGEIYHCDFVKKYADTALHVYFAGNLRIHNCDNCCSRWYFRFNGAECSSPGAIDGTFYMRFGRNPVKNLHRHRHIEGHCNNVHKGKIRVGFWVGACPGHTASDAYTGWNSRTRIFIEEVAKAQQ from the exons ATGTTTTCGGTTCTCATTTTATTACTCGTTTCCTTGTGCTCGGCAACCATTTATTCAGACAATAAG CCTTCATCGTGTTATCGGGGTCCACCAGGATACAATGGTGTAAATGGACTACCTGGAAAACCTGGCATTCCGGGGAACCAGGGAGCACCTGGCCGTGATGGACGAGATGGTTCTAAGGGAAGCCTGGGAAGCCCAGGAAAGGCTGGACCCCGGGGACCTGCAGGTGGCAAGGGAGAACGGGGAAATCCGGGTCCTGCGGGGCAAAAAGGGTCACCAGGGGCCAATTGCGATTGTAGGACACCCGTACTGTCTTCTCATATGAACTGGAAAGAATGCAGTTGGTTTAAGGCGGACGGTAGAGATTCTGGCGAGATTTAT CATTGCGATTTCGTCAAAAAATACGCGGACACTGCACTTCATGTCTACTTTGCTGGAAACCTCAGGATTCACAACTGTGACAACTGTTGCAGCCGCTGGTATTTCAGATTCAATGGCGCTGAATGCAGCTCCCCCGGGGCAATAGACGGTACATTTTACATGAGATTTGGCAGAAACCCAGTGAAAAATTTGCATCGCCACCGCCATATAGAGGGTCATTGCAATAACGTTCACAAGGGAAAAATACGCGTGGGATTCTGGGTTGGAGCGTGCCCAGGCCATACTGCGAGTGACGCGTACACTGGATGGAATTCAAGAACCCGGATCTTCATTGAAGAGGTGGCCAAGGCTCAGCAATAA